A region of the Gemmobacter fulvus genome:
AGGCCCACCTGCACGATGGTCCCCTGTTTGCGCACGGCATCAAGGCAGGCTTGCAGCGCCTTTTCATTGCCCACACATTCCAGCGCCACATCGCAGCCGACGCCGCCTTCGGTTTGCGCCCGGATCACCGCGCCCACATCATCGCGTTTGGGGTTCAGCGTCACCACCTCGGGCAGGATCTGCCGGGCAAGCTCCAGCCGGGTGTCGTTCAGATCCGACACGAACAGCTTGGTGGCCCCGAAGGCCTTGGCGGTCAGCAGGGTCAGCATCCCGATAGGCCCGGCCCCCGTCACCAACACGCTGTTGCCGGCGCTGACAGTGCCCCGGTCGCAGGCATAGACGGCAACAGCGGTGGGTTCGACCAGCGCCGCTTCCTCGTCGGTCATGCCATCGGGGATGCGCACCACGTTGTAATCATTCAGCAAGGCGGCTTCGGCCATGCCGCCGGAAATCCAGCTCAGCCCAGCCAGCGCCAGATTTTCGCTCAGGTGAAACAGGCCGCGATCCGCGAAATAATCGCCCGAGCGCGGCATGATCAGCGGCTGCACCGACACCCGGTCGCCGGGGCTGACATGGGTCACGCCCGCGCCCACGGCGGTGACGACGCCGCCAAATTCATGGCCGAGCACCTGCGGCAGCTTGGCCCCGGTAAAGGGATGCGGCGTGCTGGGCACAAAGATCGGGCCATAGGCATATTCATGCAGATCGGTGCCGCAGATGCCCACAAACCTGTTCCTGATCGCCACCTGCCCCGGTCCGGGTGGGGTGATGGCCTCGATATCCTCCAGCCGCAAATCCTTTGCCGCGTGGAAACGCAATGCTTTCATGGTCTGTCCTCCTCTTGGCCCTTACCTTGCGCCCTTGCGGCGGCAGGGCGAAACCAAAACGTCGGGGTGAACGATTTCAACACCTTGCGCGTCCGGGCTGTTGCAGCCCCTGCCGCATCTGTTGCACCGGGCTGCAACAGATGCGCTGCACCGCAGCGCGGATGCTGCGCCATGCAGACAACCCGGTTCTCAAATGCGCATTGTCCGCTAAGATTGCGGCTGATACCGTCGGGTCAGGATGGGACATGCAGGCCGATATTGACCATATCCAGGAAATCGAGGCGATGTCGCAACGGGCGGCCTTTCGGGGTGCCCGCAGCGTGCGTGACCCGATCGTGGTCGAAAGCTGGCTGCGCTGCCTTGAAAAGCACGGGCTTGATCCGGCAGCCCGGTCCGAGGCATATATCGTGCCCGACAGCGCCCTGCGCTTTCACCGCCAGCGATCCGAAGATCTGATCTCCATTGCGCGGTCGGGGATTGACGGGCTCTACAAGCTGGTCGCCGGGCAGAACTATGTCCTGCTGCTGTCGGACAGCGCCGGGGTGACGGTCGAATATCTGGGCGAAGCGGCGCAGAAGGATGCGCTGCGCAAAAGCGGGCTGTATCTTGGGGCCGAATGGTCCGAGGCACGGGCGGGCACCTGTGCGCTGGGGGCGTGTATTGAATCGGGCGAGCCGCTGATCATCCATCAAAGCGACCATTTCGATGTGAGCCATGGTGCGCTGTCCTGCACCGCCGCGCCGATCTATGACACCAGCGGCGCGCTGACGGCGGTTCTGGATGTCTCGTTGCTGTCATCGCCGATGCCGCGCGCCAGCCAGTTTCTGGCGCTCAATCTGGTGCGGCAAGCGGCACGGCGGATCGAGATGGCCAATATCATGGCCGAAAGCCGCCGCGACTGGGTGCTGCGCCTTGCGGGCAGCCCGGACTTTCTGGATGTCGACCCCGAAGCGGCCCTGTCGCTGGACAGTGGCGGGCGGGTGATCGGCATGACCAATGGCGCGGCGCGGCTGATGGCGCGTTCGCTGGGGCTGGACTGGCGCGAGGGCGCGCGTCTGATCGGGCGCCATGTCTCGGAAGTGTTCGATCTGGGGCTGGAGACGCTGGAGGGCCTGACCCGCCAGCGTGATGCCCGCGACCGTTTCATCGAAACCCGCGACGGCTATCGCCTGTTCGCCCATGCCATCGAGCCGCAGCGCAGCTTCGTGCCCCGGATTGCGCGGGCGCGGCACATCCCGGCAGAATTGCGCGATCTGGCGGGCGATGATCCGGGGATGACGCAACTGCTGGAACAGGCGGCGGCGCTGGCCAATGGGCAGATGCCGTTGTTGATCGACGGGGAATCGGGTGCAGGCAAATCGACGCTGGCCCGCGCCATCCATGCCATTGGCCGCCGGGGGCCTTGTATCACCGTGGCCTGCGAAACCATTGACGAGGATGAGTCCGCGATCCTGTTCGGGCGCGAGGACAAACGCCATTTCGAGCCGGGATGGATTGACGCGGCCGAGGGCGGCACGCTGATCCTCGACAATCTGGAAGACCTGCCGCCCCGGCTTCAGGCGCGGTTGGTCTCGCTGCTGACGGAACACAGCTATCGCCCGGTCGGGGCCACGCGCGAACGGCGCTCCACCGCGCGGATCATCGTCACCACGGCGGCGGATCTGGCCGACCTGGCGGCCCGCAACAGCCTGCGCCGCGATCTGCTGCATCGGGTCTCGGGCACCCGCCTGAGCCTGCCCGCGCTGCGCCAGCGGCGCGATATTCTGGGCCTTGCCGACAAGCTGTTTGCGCAGGCCTTTGGCACGGCGGTCCGGTTCGATGCGACGGCGGTGGCGGCGCTGGCCAATCACGACTGGACCGGCAATCTGCATGCCTTGACCAGCCTTGCCACCACGCTCGCCGCGACCATCCGCCAGACCGGCGACAGCGCCGAGGCGATCACGCTGACGGACAAGGATTTTCCGCCGCATCTGCGGGCGCAGGGCGGCGATCACACGCCCAATGCGCAGGTCATTCTGGCCCGGTTGCTGGACGAGGCGGGGTGGAACGTCTCGGCGGTGGCGCGCCAGCTTGGCGTGGACCGCAGCACCATTCACCGGCAGATCCTGCGTTACGGTTTGTCGCGGGCCTGATCGGGGAACAGCGCGGCGCTTTGTTCGGCGCTGTAACGGCCCAGCCGCAGATCTTCGGCAATTGCGGCGGGCGCGCGCAGGGCAGGCGGGCCATAGCCACCGCCGCCGGGGGTGCGGACGCGCACGCGGTCGCCCGGTTGCAGCGCGATGTCCTGCGCTTTGGACAGGTGCGGCGGCACCCAGACGGTATCCCCCCGGATCACCTCGACGCGGTTCACCGCCCCGTCCTGCCCGCCCATCGCGCCTTGCGGCCCGCTGCGGCCATGATCCATCACAAAGCTCGCCTGCGCTGTGCCGCGCAGCAATTCGATCTCGTAATCCAGCCCAAAGCCGCCCCGGTGCTGCCCGGCCCCGCCCGAGCCGTCATGCAGCGCATAGCGGCGATAGAGCACGGGGAAATTCTGCTCCATGATCTCCACCGGCGGGGCTTTGGAAATGCCGATGGTCGAACAGCCGTTGCTCAGCCCGTCATGGTCGGCATTGCCGCCATACCCGCCGCCCGAAATCTGATACATGACGTAATCCCGAC
Encoded here:
- a CDS encoding sigma-54-dependent Fis family transcriptional regulator translates to MQADIDHIQEIEAMSQRAAFRGARSVRDPIVVESWLRCLEKHGLDPAARSEAYIVPDSALRFHRQRSEDLISIARSGIDGLYKLVAGQNYVLLLSDSAGVTVEYLGEAAQKDALRKSGLYLGAEWSEARAGTCALGACIESGEPLIIHQSDHFDVSHGALSCTAAPIYDTSGALTAVLDVSLLSSPMPRASQFLALNLVRQAARRIEMANIMAESRRDWVLRLAGSPDFLDVDPEAALSLDSGGRVIGMTNGAARLMARSLGLDWREGARLIGRHVSEVFDLGLETLEGLTRQRDARDRFIETRDGYRLFAHAIEPQRSFVPRIARARHIPAELRDLAGDDPGMTQLLEQAAALANGQMPLLIDGESGAGKSTLARAIHAIGRRGPCITVACETIDEDESAILFGREDKRHFEPGWIDAAEGGTLILDNLEDLPPRLQARLVSLLTEHSYRPVGATRERRSTARIIVTTAADLADLAARNSLRRDLLHRVSGTRLSLPALRQRRDILGLADKLFAQAFGTAVRFDATAVAALANHDWTGNLHALTSLATTLAATIRQTGDSAEAITLTDKDFPPHLRAQGGDHTPNAQVILARLLDEAGWNVSAVARQLGVDRSTIHRQILRYGLSRA
- a CDS encoding 2,3-butanediol dehydrogenase, with product MKALRFHAAKDLRLEDIEAITPPGPGQVAIRNRFVGICGTDLHEYAYGPIFVPSTPHPFTGAKLPQVLGHEFGGVVTAVGAGVTHVSPGDRVSVQPLIMPRSGDYFADRGLFHLSENLALAGLSWISGGMAEAALLNDYNVVRIPDGMTDEEAALVEPTAVAVYACDRGTVSAGNSVLVTGAGPIGMLTLLTAKAFGATKLFVSDLNDTRLELARQILPEVVTLNPKRDDVGAVIRAQTEGGVGCDVALECVGNEKALQACLDAVRKQGTIVQVGLHPGNSGLNWHNVTFKDVDIRGSWAYPTHLWPRVIDLIASGAIPAMKVVTRKIRLEDAITQGFDVLLDPAGTQLKILIDLT